Part of the Vigna angularis cultivar LongXiaoDou No.4 chromosome 1, ASM1680809v1, whole genome shotgun sequence genome, AACAGCTAATGTAACTCTCAAGCTCTTTAGTCATTTGTTCATCACACATCTCTTCTCCTCCAGGTATCAACCTTCTCAGCCTCTTCCACTGCTCGTCGATGTCCTCATCTGCATTATCATCTTCTCTCGCCAAATCCCTTTTCATTTCTGACACCTCCTTGCACTTAGACTTGCTCCCTAAAGCCTCAGCCTTAGGCTTCGAGCTAGGGTTTGAAGAGAATTCCATTGGGACAACCTCATTTTTCTCACAAGCACTTGATGAACCTTCACCAACCGCATTTTCAAGAAACGTAGAGCTTTTAGCTGCATTGACACGACCACGATCGTTTCGAAGCTTGACTTTGAGGCCGTTACTCCATGCAAAACCTTGTGCTGATAACACCATTGCCATGTCCACCTCATACTTGACAGCACGGTTAATATCACAATGGCTGGTATCTTCTACGGAGGTCTTCTCCTTTATATTCACCAACGCTGGAACTAAATGGTTCAAATAATTCCTAGTAAATATAGATTGCACTATTTGGTTTGGCTCCACAGAGTATACACGTCTGCGTTTAGCCACTTGCCCTTCCATTTATCTAGGAAACAATGGTTCCAGCAAGAGAAAGAGAAGCGGGGGTGACGAAATCAGAATTGAAAGACGGTTTTGTTGAGCAAAAAAATTGAACTGGCAAAAGGGATTAgagagaagatgatgatgtggagagatggttggtgagagtagtaggagaaAGGGGCAAAGGGAAAGCAAAgtaataagaagaagaagaataacaaaGTAAGGAAAGGAAGGAAGTTGATGAAGGTATAATGGGTGAGTAAGTGAAGTTATGAAGAAATAGTTGGAATGATAGGAAGGAGATAGATAGATTGAAGGAA contains:
- the LOC108322151 gene encoding transcription factor bHLH146, producing MEGQVAKRRRVYSVEPNQIVQSIFTRNYLNHLVPALVNIKEKTSVEDTSHCDINRAVKYEVDMAMVLSAQGFAWSNGLKVKLRNDRGRVNAAKSSTFLENAVGEGSSSACEKNEVVPMEFSSNPSSKPKAEALGSKSKCKEVSEMKRDLAREDDNADEDIDEQWKRLRRLIPGGEEMCDEQMTKELESYISCLQMQVNALQFLLPQTR